The genomic stretch AAAATATGTTCTAAGAGGACCTGCACCGTCAACACTTGCAGCTTCTTCAACTTCAATAGGAATACCCTTTACAAAGCCGGAGAACATAAAGATTGCAAGACCTGCACCAAATCCCAGATAAACAACCAAAATACCAACAGGTGAATTTAGGTGTAGCTTATCAGCAGTCTTAGAAAGTGTGTACATAACCATCTGGAATGGTACAACCATTGAGAATACACAGAAGTAGTAAATAATCTTACAAATCTTTGAGTTAACTCTTGTAACATACCATGCAGTCATTGATGTACAAAGTAGGATTAGGAATACACCACCGATAGTGATAAATAAACTTGTTAAAACAACTTTCCAGAAAGAGAAGTTACCAAATGTCATACCTTTAATATAGTTCTGGAAACCATAGAAAGTGTCAGCATTTGGGAAAGCAAATGGTTTGTCACTAATATCTGTCTTAAACTTAAAGGAGTTCATCAAAACAATAAATAGTGGTGACACATAGAAAATTGAAATAACAGAAAATACTACTGTCAAAATTTTCATACCTAAAGTTTGCTTTTTCTTAGGTTGTTTTTCCTTAGGTTTAACCTTTGCCATTACTGCTGCACCTCCCTCTTTCTAGTGAAGTATAGCTGAGCAAGAGCAATTACAACAACAATTACAAAGAAGATAACTGCCTCTGCTTGACCAACACCACGAGAGTTAGCGTTTGAGTAGAAGGTGTTGTAAATATTAAGTGCCATCATTTCCGTTTGCTTAATGGTTACACCACCGTCAGTTACTACACCCGGAGCACCTGCTGTTAAAGCTAGGTTCTGGTCAAATAGCTTAAATGAATTTGTTAGTGTTAGGAATGTACAAATTGTAATTGATGGTGCCATCATAGGAATAGTAACTTTAGTAAGAAGTTGTCTTCTGTTAGCACCGTCAATCTTTGCTGCTTCATAAAGGTCACTAGGAACACTTTGGAAACCGGCAATATAAATAATCATCATATAACCAGCTTGTTGCCAACACATCAGAATTACAAGTCCCCAGAAACCATAAGTACTGTTAAGTGCTAGGTTAGTACCGTAGTTATGTAGGATACCATCAAAAATAAGTTTCCAAATGTAACCAAGGATGATACCACCGATTAGGTTAGGAACAAAGAACACTGTTCTAAAGATATTAGAACCTCTAATACCAAGGGTTAGAACATATGCAACTGCAAAAGCAATAAGGTTAATCAGAACTATTGAAACAATAACAAATAAAACTGTAAACCAGAATGAATGGATAAAGGCTTCATTTTGGAATGCTTTTACATAGTTATCAAAACCAATCAGTTTAGCATCAGTTACTGTATGGAACTTACAGAATGATAGATAGATACCCTGAAAGAAGGGATAAATAAAACCGATAGCAAAGGCAATTAATGTTGGTAATACGAAAATCAGAAAATACTTTTTATGTTTCTTTACCATTTTCTCACCTTTCTTCTTATTTCAAAATTATAGGGGGCGAATACGCCCCCTAACTAAGTTCAATAATTAAAGGATTAATTAGCCGTTAGCCTTTGCGTATTCTGTCT from Ruminococcus bovis encodes the following:
- a CDS encoding carbohydrate ABC transporter permease encodes the protein MAKVKPKEKQPKKKQTLGMKILTVVFSVISIFYVSPLFIVLMNSFKFKTDISDKPFAFPNADTFYGFQNYIKGMTFGNFSFWKVVLTSLFITIGGVFLILLCTSMTAWYVTRVNSKICKIIYYFCVFSMVVPFQMVMYTLSKTADKLHLNSPVGILVVYLGFGAGLAIFMFSGFVKGIPIEVEEAASVDGAGPLRTYFGVVVPIMKPTIISVGILETMWIWNDYLLPYLIFSGTNYRTIPIHIQYLNGSYGQTDMGAIMALIIVSILPIIIFYFACQKYIIEGVVAGAVKG
- a CDS encoding carbohydrate ABC transporter permease — protein: MVKKHKKYFLIFVLPTLIAFAIGFIYPFFQGIYLSFCKFHTVTDAKLIGFDNYVKAFQNEAFIHSFWFTVLFVIVSIVLINLIAFAVAYVLTLGIRGSNIFRTVFFVPNLIGGIILGYIWKLIFDGILHNYGTNLALNSTYGFWGLVILMCWQQAGYMMIIYIAGFQSVPSDLYEAAKIDGANRRQLLTKVTIPMMAPSITICTFLTLTNSFKLFDQNLALTAGAPGVVTDGGVTIKQTEMMALNIYNTFYSNANSRGVGQAEAVIFFVIVVVIALAQLYFTRKREVQQ